A portion of the Bradysia coprophila strain Holo2 unplaced genomic scaffold, BU_Bcop_v1 contig_297, whole genome shotgun sequence genome contains these proteins:
- the LOC119078991 gene encoding zinc finger protein 300-like isoform X2: protein MRVLVSPGKPVPIKVPRTVESHNSKTHCNDAERIREERLLAKFVDQIEKMQQKTAQFNGAARSLFANVDREDEDNDLLRKFFDEIDRDRPYCDTSSCVDPVLEGPKNYSLDARLSQVSNNDSQSEMDFNRLTGDYAKENCKQGTCSGYEMGVGAQRNLAGPSGGLPLLNNQAEQQQLLMLELQKQLQNFTVMIQQQYRQKLGENEMRETQAQTTQESAVKEAESMRMHSENADTEIVSTNNSPPLCVLNQMNPVGGLKSTQSIDDVAVDAEQTSHLRKELQHSRQTKRVDKSEGSLRTKKQVLENVRVKRSDFAADKDPVVRGKSTTYSCKHCNKAFTYKGNLIAHSRIHSGEKPFKCEECGSSFRRKITLTVHKRIHSGEKPFKCGECGTFFRFRSNLTVHKRIHTGEKPFKCEECGSSFSQKITLTVHKRIHTGEKPFKCGECGSSFSHKFTLTAHKRIHSGERPFECRICNVAFRHKSNLSHHLLIHSNERPFGCDICKQSFRSKRILSDHMNLHSGNRPHKCNVCQKTFHQQPTLYKHRKVHSEEEE, encoded by the exons ATGAGGGTGTTAGTTTCACCG GGAAAACCCGTTCCAATCAAAGTCCCGAGGACGGTGGAATCTCACAATTCGAAGACGCATTGTAACGACGCTGAAAGAATTCGTGAGGAAAGACTACTTGCCAAATTTGTGGATCAAATAGAAAAGATGCAGCAAAAGACTGCACAATTCAATGGCGCTGCCAGATCTCTATTTGCGAATGTCGATAGAGAGGACGAGGACAATGACTTGCTGCGAAAATTCTTCGATGAGATAGACCGTGATCGTCCATATTGTGACACTTCAAGCTGTGTCGATCCAGTGTTAGAAGGTCCGAAGAACTACTCGCTCGATGCTCGGTTATCTCAAGTCTCTAATAATGACAGTCAGTCGGAAATGGATTTTAACAGACTGACTGGTGATTACGCCAAGGAAAACTGTAAGCAAGGTACTTGCAGTGGTTACGAAATGGGTGTCGGTGCTCAACGAAATTTAGCTGGACCAAGTGGAGGGCTGCCATTACTGAACAATCAAGCCGAGCAGCAACAGCTGTTGATGTTAGAATTACAGAAGCAGTTGCAAAACTTTACTGTGATGATTCAGCAGCAATATCGACAGAAATTGGGAGAAAATGAGATGCGGGAAACGCAGGCACAG acTACACAAGAATCAGCAGTCAAAGAAGCTGAGAGCATGCGAATGCATTCAGAAAATGCCGACACTGAAATCGTGTCAACGAATAATTCACCGCCACTTTGTGTCTTGAATCAAATGAATCCTGTTGGCGG ACTCAAGAGCACGCAATCGATTGATGACGTTGCGGTCGATGCTGAACAGACTAGTCACTTGAGAAAAGAGTTGCAACATTCAAGGCAGACTAAACGAGTAGACAAATCCGAAGGATCATTGCGGACGAAGAAGCAG GTGCTTGAAAATGTACGCGTGAAAAGGAGCGATTTCGCCGCTGACAAGGATCCCGTAGTTCGTGGAA AGTCGACAACGTACTCCTGTAAACATTGTAACAAAGCATTTACTTACAAGGGCAATTTGATCGCACATTCAAGGATCCACAGTG GTGAGAAGCCATTTAAGTGTGAGGAGTGTGGCAGTTCTTTCAGGCGAAAAATCACTTTGACTGTTCACAAGAGAATCCATTCAG GTGAGAAGCCATTTAAGTGTGGGGAATGTGGCACATTCTTCAGATTCAGAAGCAATTTGACTGTTCACAAGAGAATTCACACAG GTGAGAAGCCATTTAAGTGTGAGGAGTGTGGCAGTTCTTTCAgtcaaaaaatcactttgacTGTTCACAAGAGAATTCACACAG GTGAGAAGCCATTTAAGTGTGGGGAGTGTGGCAGTTCTTTCAGTCATAAATTCACTTTGACTGCTCACAAGAGAATCCATTCAG GTGAGAGGCCGTTCGAATGTCGAATTTGCAATGTAGCTTTCAGGCACAAATCCAATTTATCTCACCACTTATTAATACACTCGA ATGAAAGACCATTCGGTTGTGACATCTGCAAACAATCATTTCGGTCGAAGAGAATTTTATCGGATCACATGAACCTTCACAGTG GTAATCGGCCGCATAAATGCAACGTGTGCCAAAAAACGTTTCACCAACAACCCACTTTATACAAGCATCGAAAAGTCCACTCCGAGGAAGAAGAGTAG
- the LOC119078991 gene encoding zinc finger protein 239-like isoform X1 gives MRVLVSPGKPVPIKVPRTVESHNSKTHCNDAERIREERLLAKFVDQIEKMQQKTAQFNGAARSLFANVDREDEDNDLLRKFFDEIDRDRPYCDTSSCVDPVLEGPKNYSLDARLSQVSNNDSQSEMDFNRLTGDYAKENCKQGTCSGYEMGVGAQRNLAGPSGGLPLLNNQAEQQQLLMLELQKQLQNFTVMIQQQYRQKLGENEMRETQAQTTQESAVKEAESMRMHSENADTEIVSTNNSPPLCVLNQMNPVGGLKSTQSIDDVAVDAEQTSHLRKELQHSRQTKRVDKSEGSLRTKKQVLENVRVKRSDFAADKDPVVRGKSTTYSCKHCNKAFTYKGNLIAHSRIHSGEKPFKCEECGSSFRRKITLTVHKRIHSGEKPFKCGECGTFFRFRSNLTVHKRIHTGEKPFKCEECGSSFSQKITLTVHKRIHTGEKPFKCGECGSSFSHKFTLTAHKRIHSGEKPFKCGECGTFFRFRSNLTVHKRVHTGEKPFECRICNVAFNQKPNLSRHLLIHTNDKPFICDICKQSFRRKDTLSDHMNIHRRNRLYKYNVCQKAFRQTVYAETTLRTK, from the exons ATGAGGGTGTTAGTTTCACCG GGAAAACCCGTTCCAATCAAAGTCCCGAGGACGGTGGAATCTCACAATTCGAAGACGCATTGTAACGACGCTGAAAGAATTCGTGAGGAAAGACTACTTGCCAAATTTGTGGATCAAATAGAAAAGATGCAGCAAAAGACTGCACAATTCAATGGCGCTGCCAGATCTCTATTTGCGAATGTCGATAGAGAGGACGAGGACAATGACTTGCTGCGAAAATTCTTCGATGAGATAGACCGTGATCGTCCATATTGTGACACTTCAAGCTGTGTCGATCCAGTGTTAGAAGGTCCGAAGAACTACTCGCTCGATGCTCGGTTATCTCAAGTCTCTAATAATGACAGTCAGTCGGAAATGGATTTTAACAGACTGACTGGTGATTACGCCAAGGAAAACTGTAAGCAAGGTACTTGCAGTGGTTACGAAATGGGTGTCGGTGCTCAACGAAATTTAGCTGGACCAAGTGGAGGGCTGCCATTACTGAACAATCAAGCCGAGCAGCAACAGCTGTTGATGTTAGAATTACAGAAGCAGTTGCAAAACTTTACTGTGATGATTCAGCAGCAATATCGACAGAAATTGGGAGAAAATGAGATGCGGGAAACGCAGGCACAG acTACACAAGAATCAGCAGTCAAAGAAGCTGAGAGCATGCGAATGCATTCAGAAAATGCCGACACTGAAATCGTGTCAACGAATAATTCACCGCCACTTTGTGTCTTGAATCAAATGAATCCTGTTGGCGG ACTCAAGAGCACGCAATCGATTGATGACGTTGCGGTCGATGCTGAACAGACTAGTCACTTGAGAAAAGAGTTGCAACATTCAAGGCAGACTAAACGAGTAGACAAATCCGAAGGATCATTGCGGACGAAGAAGCAG GTGCTTGAAAATGTACGCGTGAAAAGGAGCGATTTCGCCGCTGACAAGGATCCCGTAGTTCGTGGAA AGTCGACAACGTACTCCTGTAAACATTGTAACAAAGCATTTACTTACAAGGGCAATTTGATCGCACATTCAAGGATCCACAGTG GTGAGAAGCCATTTAAGTGTGAGGAGTGTGGCAGTTCTTTCAGGCGAAAAATCACTTTGACTGTTCACAAGAGAATCCATTCAG GTGAGAAGCCATTTAAGTGTGGGGAATGTGGCACATTCTTCAGATTCAGAAGCAATTTGACTGTTCACAAGAGAATTCACACAG GTGAGAAGCCATTTAAGTGTGAGGAGTGTGGCAGTTCTTTCAgtcaaaaaatcactttgacTGTTCACAAGAGAATTCACACAG GTGAGAAGCCATTTAAGTGTGGGGAGTGTGGCAGTTCTTTCAGTCATAAATTCACTTTGACTGCTCACAAGAGAATCCATTCAG GTGAGAAGCCATTTAAGTGTGGGGAATGTGGCACATTCTTCAGATTCAGAAGCAATTTGACTGTTCACAAGAGAGTTCATACAG GTGAGAAGCCGTTCGAATGTCGGATTTGCAATGTAGCTTTTAATCAAAAACCCAATTTATCTCGCCATTTATTGATCCACACAA ATGATAAGCCATTCATTTGCGACATCTGCAAACAATCATTTCGACGTAAGGATACTTTATCGGATCACATGAACATCCACCGTC GTAATCGGCTGTACAAATACAACGTGTGCCAAAAAGCGTTTCGTCAAACGGTCTACGCCGAGACGACATTGCGAACGAAGTAA
- the LOC119078991 gene encoding zinc finger protein 300-like isoform X5 — protein sequence MRVLVSPGKPVPIKVPRTVESHNSKTHCNDAERIREERLLAKFVDQIEKMQQKTAQFNGAARSLFANVDREDEDNDLLRKFFDEIDRDRPYCDTSSCVDPVLEGPKNYSLDARLSQVSNNDSQSEMDFNRLTGDYAKENCKQGTCSGYEMGVGAQRNLAGPSGGLPLLNNQAEQQQLLMLELQKQLQNFTVMIQQQYRQKLGENEMRETQAQTTQESAVKEAESMRMHSENADTEIVSTNNSPPLCVLNQMNPVGGLKSTQSIDDVAVDAEQTSHLRKELQHSRQTKRVDKSEGSLRTKKQVLENVRVKRSDFAADKDPVVRGKSTTYSCKHCNKAFTYKGNLIAHSRIHSGEKPFKCEECGSSFRRKITLTVHKRIHSGEKPFKCGECGTFFRFRSNLTVHKRIHTGEKPFECRICNVAFSQKPNLSRHLLIHTNEKPFSCDICKQSFRRKGILSDHMNIHSGNRPHKCNVCQKTFHQQPTLSKHRKVHSEEEEWPTDIQFLKEIQNFKFIQREY from the exons ATGAGGGTGTTAGTTTCACCG GGAAAACCCGTTCCAATCAAAGTCCCGAGGACGGTGGAATCTCACAATTCGAAGACGCATTGTAACGACGCTGAAAGAATTCGTGAGGAAAGACTACTTGCCAAATTTGTGGATCAAATAGAAAAGATGCAGCAAAAGACTGCACAATTCAATGGCGCTGCCAGATCTCTATTTGCGAATGTCGATAGAGAGGACGAGGACAATGACTTGCTGCGAAAATTCTTCGATGAGATAGACCGTGATCGTCCATATTGTGACACTTCAAGCTGTGTCGATCCAGTGTTAGAAGGTCCGAAGAACTACTCGCTCGATGCTCGGTTATCTCAAGTCTCTAATAATGACAGTCAGTCGGAAATGGATTTTAACAGACTGACTGGTGATTACGCCAAGGAAAACTGTAAGCAAGGTACTTGCAGTGGTTACGAAATGGGTGTCGGTGCTCAACGAAATTTAGCTGGACCAAGTGGAGGGCTGCCATTACTGAACAATCAAGCCGAGCAGCAACAGCTGTTGATGTTAGAATTACAGAAGCAGTTGCAAAACTTTACTGTGATGATTCAGCAGCAATATCGACAGAAATTGGGAGAAAATGAGATGCGGGAAACGCAGGCACAG acTACACAAGAATCAGCAGTCAAAGAAGCTGAGAGCATGCGAATGCATTCAGAAAATGCCGACACTGAAATCGTGTCAACGAATAATTCACCGCCACTTTGTGTCTTGAATCAAATGAATCCTGTTGGCGG ACTCAAGAGCACGCAATCGATTGATGACGTTGCGGTCGATGCTGAACAGACTAGTCACTTGAGAAAAGAGTTGCAACATTCAAGGCAGACTAAACGAGTAGACAAATCCGAAGGATCATTGCGGACGAAGAAGCAG GTGCTTGAAAATGTACGCGTGAAAAGGAGCGATTTCGCCGCTGACAAGGATCCCGTAGTTCGTGGAA AGTCGACAACGTACTCCTGTAAACATTGTAACAAAGCATTTACTTACAAGGGCAATTTGATCGCACATTCAAGGATCCACAGTG GTGAGAAGCCATTTAAGTGTGAGGAGTGTGGCAGTTCTTTCAGGCGAAAAATCACTTTGACTGTTCACAAGAGAATCCATTCAG GTGAGAAGCCATTTAAGTGTGGGGAATGTGGCACATTCTTCAGATTCAGAAGCAATTTGACTGTTCACAAGAGAATTCACACAG GTGAGAAGCCGTTCGAATGTCGAATTTGCAATGTAGCTTTCAGTCAAAAGCCCAATTTATCTCGCCATTTATTGATCCACACAA ATGAAAAGCCATTCAGTTGTGACATCTGCAAACAATCATTTCGGCGGAAGGGAATTTTATCGGATCACATGAACATTCACAGTG GTAATCGGCCGCATAAATGCAACGTGTGCCAAAAAACGTTTCACCAACAACCCACTTTATCCAAGCATCGAAAAGTCCACTCCGAGGAAGAAGAGTGGCCGACCGATATACAATTTCTGAAAGAAATccaaaacttcaaatttattcaGCGAGAATATTGA
- the LOC119078991 gene encoding zinc finger protein 300-like isoform X4, with amino-acid sequence MRVLVSPGKPVPIKVPRTVESHNSKTHCNDAERIREERLLAKFVDQIEKMQQKTAQFNGAARSLFANVDREDEDNDLLRKFFDEIDRDRPYCDTSSCVDPVLEGPKNYSLDARLSQVSNNDSQSEMDFNRLTGDYAKENCKQGTCSGYEMGVGAQRNLAGPSGGLPLLNNQAEQQQLLMLELQKQLQNFTVMIQQQYRQKLGENEMRETQAQTTQESAVKEAESMRMHSENADTEIVSTNNSPPLCVLNQMNPVGGLKSTQSIDDVAVDAEQTSHLRKELQHSRQTKRVDKSEGSLRTKKQVLENVRVKRSDFAADKDPVVRGKSTTYSCKHCNKAFTYKGNLIAHSRIHSGEKPFKCEECGSSFRRKITLTVHKRIHSGEKPFKCEECGSSFSQKITLTVHKRIHTGEKPFKCGECGTFFRFRSNLTVHKRVHTGEKPFECRICNVAFNQKPNLSRHLLIHTNDKPFICDICKQSFRRKDTLSDHMNIHRRNRLYKYNVCQKAFRQTVYAETTLRTK; translated from the exons ATGAGGGTGTTAGTTTCACCG GGAAAACCCGTTCCAATCAAAGTCCCGAGGACGGTGGAATCTCACAATTCGAAGACGCATTGTAACGACGCTGAAAGAATTCGTGAGGAAAGACTACTTGCCAAATTTGTGGATCAAATAGAAAAGATGCAGCAAAAGACTGCACAATTCAATGGCGCTGCCAGATCTCTATTTGCGAATGTCGATAGAGAGGACGAGGACAATGACTTGCTGCGAAAATTCTTCGATGAGATAGACCGTGATCGTCCATATTGTGACACTTCAAGCTGTGTCGATCCAGTGTTAGAAGGTCCGAAGAACTACTCGCTCGATGCTCGGTTATCTCAAGTCTCTAATAATGACAGTCAGTCGGAAATGGATTTTAACAGACTGACTGGTGATTACGCCAAGGAAAACTGTAAGCAAGGTACTTGCAGTGGTTACGAAATGGGTGTCGGTGCTCAACGAAATTTAGCTGGACCAAGTGGAGGGCTGCCATTACTGAACAATCAAGCCGAGCAGCAACAGCTGTTGATGTTAGAATTACAGAAGCAGTTGCAAAACTTTACTGTGATGATTCAGCAGCAATATCGACAGAAATTGGGAGAAAATGAGATGCGGGAAACGCAGGCACAG acTACACAAGAATCAGCAGTCAAAGAAGCTGAGAGCATGCGAATGCATTCAGAAAATGCCGACACTGAAATCGTGTCAACGAATAATTCACCGCCACTTTGTGTCTTGAATCAAATGAATCCTGTTGGCGG ACTCAAGAGCACGCAATCGATTGATGACGTTGCGGTCGATGCTGAACAGACTAGTCACTTGAGAAAAGAGTTGCAACATTCAAGGCAGACTAAACGAGTAGACAAATCCGAAGGATCATTGCGGACGAAGAAGCAG GTGCTTGAAAATGTACGCGTGAAAAGGAGCGATTTCGCCGCTGACAAGGATCCCGTAGTTCGTGGAA AGTCGACAACGTACTCCTGTAAACATTGTAACAAAGCATTTACTTACAAGGGCAATTTGATCGCACATTCAAGGATCCACAGTG GTGAGAAGCCATTTAAGTGTGAGGAGTGTGGCAGTTCTTTCAGGCGAAAAATCACTTTGACTGTTCACAAGAGAATCCATTCAG GTGAGAAGCCATTTAAGTGTGAGGAGTGTGGCAGTTCTTTCAgtcaaaaaatcactttgacTGTTCACAAGAGAATTCACACAG GTGAGAAGCCATTTAAGTGTGGGGAATGTGGCACATTCTTCAGATTCAGAAGCAATTTGACTGTTCACAAGAGAGTTCATACAG GTGAGAAGCCGTTCGAATGTCGGATTTGCAATGTAGCTTTTAATCAAAAACCCAATTTATCTCGCCATTTATTGATCCACACAA ATGATAAGCCATTCATTTGCGACATCTGCAAACAATCATTTCGACGTAAGGATACTTTATCGGATCACATGAACATCCACCGTC GTAATCGGCTGTACAAATACAACGTGTGCCAAAAAGCGTTTCGTCAAACGGTCTACGCCGAGACGACATTGCGAACGAAGTAA
- the LOC119078991 gene encoding zinc finger protein 300-like isoform X3, which yields MRVLVSPGKPVPIKVPRTVESHNSKTHCNDAERIREERLLAKFVDQIEKMQQKTAQFNGAARSLFANVDREDEDNDLLRKFFDEIDRDRPYCDTSSCVDPVLEGPKNYSLDARLSQVSNNDSQSEMDFNRLTGDYAKENCKQGTCSGYEMGVGAQRNLAGPSGGLPLLNNQAEQQQLLMLELQKQLQNFTVMIQQQYRQKLGENEMRETQAQTTQESAVKEAESMRMHSENADTEIVSTNNSPPLCVLNQMNPVGGLKSTQSIDDVAVDAEQTSHLRKELQHSRQTKRVDKSEGSLRTKKQVLENVRVKRSDFAADKDPVVRGKSTTYSCKHCNKAFTYKGNLIAHSRIHSGEKPFKCEECGSSFRRKITLTVHKRIHSGEKPFKCGECGTFFRFRSNLTVHKRIHTGEKPFKCEECGSSFSQKITLTVHKRIHTGEKPFKCGECGTFFRFRSNLTVHKRVHTGEKPFECRICNVAFNQKPNLSRHLLIHTNDKPFICDICKQSFRRKDTLSDHMNIHRRNRLYKYNVCQKAFRQTVYAETTLRTK from the exons ATGAGGGTGTTAGTTTCACCG GGAAAACCCGTTCCAATCAAAGTCCCGAGGACGGTGGAATCTCACAATTCGAAGACGCATTGTAACGACGCTGAAAGAATTCGTGAGGAAAGACTACTTGCCAAATTTGTGGATCAAATAGAAAAGATGCAGCAAAAGACTGCACAATTCAATGGCGCTGCCAGATCTCTATTTGCGAATGTCGATAGAGAGGACGAGGACAATGACTTGCTGCGAAAATTCTTCGATGAGATAGACCGTGATCGTCCATATTGTGACACTTCAAGCTGTGTCGATCCAGTGTTAGAAGGTCCGAAGAACTACTCGCTCGATGCTCGGTTATCTCAAGTCTCTAATAATGACAGTCAGTCGGAAATGGATTTTAACAGACTGACTGGTGATTACGCCAAGGAAAACTGTAAGCAAGGTACTTGCAGTGGTTACGAAATGGGTGTCGGTGCTCAACGAAATTTAGCTGGACCAAGTGGAGGGCTGCCATTACTGAACAATCAAGCCGAGCAGCAACAGCTGTTGATGTTAGAATTACAGAAGCAGTTGCAAAACTTTACTGTGATGATTCAGCAGCAATATCGACAGAAATTGGGAGAAAATGAGATGCGGGAAACGCAGGCACAG acTACACAAGAATCAGCAGTCAAAGAAGCTGAGAGCATGCGAATGCATTCAGAAAATGCCGACACTGAAATCGTGTCAACGAATAATTCACCGCCACTTTGTGTCTTGAATCAAATGAATCCTGTTGGCGG ACTCAAGAGCACGCAATCGATTGATGACGTTGCGGTCGATGCTGAACAGACTAGTCACTTGAGAAAAGAGTTGCAACATTCAAGGCAGACTAAACGAGTAGACAAATCCGAAGGATCATTGCGGACGAAGAAGCAG GTGCTTGAAAATGTACGCGTGAAAAGGAGCGATTTCGCCGCTGACAAGGATCCCGTAGTTCGTGGAA AGTCGACAACGTACTCCTGTAAACATTGTAACAAAGCATTTACTTACAAGGGCAATTTGATCGCACATTCAAGGATCCACAGTG GTGAGAAGCCATTTAAGTGTGAGGAGTGTGGCAGTTCTTTCAGGCGAAAAATCACTTTGACTGTTCACAAGAGAATCCATTCAG GTGAGAAGCCATTTAAGTGTGGGGAATGTGGCACATTCTTCAGATTCAGAAGCAATTTGACTGTTCACAAGAGAATTCACACAG GTGAGAAGCCATTTAAGTGTGAGGAGTGTGGCAGTTCTTTCAgtcaaaaaatcactttgacTGTTCACAAGAGAATTCACACAG GTGAGAAGCCATTTAAGTGTGGGGAATGTGGCACATTCTTCAGATTCAGAAGCAATTTGACTGTTCACAAGAGAGTTCATACAG GTGAGAAGCCGTTCGAATGTCGGATTTGCAATGTAGCTTTTAATCAAAAACCCAATTTATCTCGCCATTTATTGATCCACACAA ATGATAAGCCATTCATTTGCGACATCTGCAAACAATCATTTCGACGTAAGGATACTTTATCGGATCACATGAACATCCACCGTC GTAATCGGCTGTACAAATACAACGTGTGCCAAAAAGCGTTTCGTCAAACGGTCTACGCCGAGACGACATTGCGAACGAAGTAA
- the LOC119078991 gene encoding zinc finger and SCAN domain-containing protein 31-like isoform X6: MRVLVSPGKPVPIKVPRTVESHNSKTHCNDAERIREERLLAKFVDQIEKMQQKTAQFNGAARSLFANVDREDEDNDLLRKFFDEIDRDRPYCDTSSCVDPVLEGPKNYSLDARLSQVSNNDSQSEMDFNRLTGDYAKENCKQGTCSGYEMGVGAQRNLAGPSGGLPLLNNQAEQQQLLMLELQKQLQNFTVMIQQQYRQKLGENEMRETQAQTTQESAVKEAESMRMHSENADTEIVSTNNSPPLCVLNQMNPVGGLKSTQSIDDVAVDAEQTSHLRKELQHSRQTKRVDKSEGSLRTKKQVLENVRVKRSDFAADKDPVVRGKSTTYSCKHCNKAFTYKGNLIAHSRIHSGEKPFKCEECGSSFRRKITLTVHKRIHSGEKPFECRICNVAFSQKPNLSRHLLIHTNEKPFSCDICKQSFRRKGILSDHMNIHSGNRPHKCNVCQKTFHQQPTLSKHRKVHSEEEEWPTDIQFLKEIQNFKFIQREY; encoded by the exons ATGAGGGTGTTAGTTTCACCG GGAAAACCCGTTCCAATCAAAGTCCCGAGGACGGTGGAATCTCACAATTCGAAGACGCATTGTAACGACGCTGAAAGAATTCGTGAGGAAAGACTACTTGCCAAATTTGTGGATCAAATAGAAAAGATGCAGCAAAAGACTGCACAATTCAATGGCGCTGCCAGATCTCTATTTGCGAATGTCGATAGAGAGGACGAGGACAATGACTTGCTGCGAAAATTCTTCGATGAGATAGACCGTGATCGTCCATATTGTGACACTTCAAGCTGTGTCGATCCAGTGTTAGAAGGTCCGAAGAACTACTCGCTCGATGCTCGGTTATCTCAAGTCTCTAATAATGACAGTCAGTCGGAAATGGATTTTAACAGACTGACTGGTGATTACGCCAAGGAAAACTGTAAGCAAGGTACTTGCAGTGGTTACGAAATGGGTGTCGGTGCTCAACGAAATTTAGCTGGACCAAGTGGAGGGCTGCCATTACTGAACAATCAAGCCGAGCAGCAACAGCTGTTGATGTTAGAATTACAGAAGCAGTTGCAAAACTTTACTGTGATGATTCAGCAGCAATATCGACAGAAATTGGGAGAAAATGAGATGCGGGAAACGCAGGCACAG acTACACAAGAATCAGCAGTCAAAGAAGCTGAGAGCATGCGAATGCATTCAGAAAATGCCGACACTGAAATCGTGTCAACGAATAATTCACCGCCACTTTGTGTCTTGAATCAAATGAATCCTGTTGGCGG ACTCAAGAGCACGCAATCGATTGATGACGTTGCGGTCGATGCTGAACAGACTAGTCACTTGAGAAAAGAGTTGCAACATTCAAGGCAGACTAAACGAGTAGACAAATCCGAAGGATCATTGCGGACGAAGAAGCAG GTGCTTGAAAATGTACGCGTGAAAAGGAGCGATTTCGCCGCTGACAAGGATCCCGTAGTTCGTGGAA AGTCGACAACGTACTCCTGTAAACATTGTAACAAAGCATTTACTTACAAGGGCAATTTGATCGCACATTCAAGGATCCACAGTG GTGAGAAGCCATTTAAGTGTGAGGAGTGTGGCAGTTCTTTCAGGCGAAAAATCACTTTGACTGTTCACAAGAGAATCCATTCAG GTGAGAAGCCGTTCGAATGTCGAATTTGCAATGTAGCTTTCAGTCAAAAGCCCAATTTATCTCGCCATTTATTGATCCACACAA ATGAAAAGCCATTCAGTTGTGACATCTGCAAACAATCATTTCGGCGGAAGGGAATTTTATCGGATCACATGAACATTCACAGTG GTAATCGGCCGCATAAATGCAACGTGTGCCAAAAAACGTTTCACCAACAACCCACTTTATCCAAGCATCGAAAAGTCCACTCCGAGGAAGAAGAGTGGCCGACCGATATACAATTTCTGAAAGAAATccaaaacttcaaatttattcaGCGAGAATATTGA